One Mycobacterium paraseoulense genomic window, TTCATCCTGGGATTAGGCCGCCTGAATCCGGCGGCGGCCAAGGCCTACGGTCTGCCCCTCGTCACCAACGCAGTCGTCGCCGACACCGCAGAACTGCTGCGCCGGCTCTGTGGGGGCGAGAAGGTGTCCTATTCGGGCCCCGCAGGCACTTTTCCCAAGCTTCGCCTCACCGACTTGCCCGACACCGCACCACCACCGCTGGTCTTCGCAGCGATCGGGCCCAAAAGCCTCGAATTGGCGGGCACCCACTTCGACGGGGTGCTGTTGCACCCCATGCTCACCGTCGACGCGGTGGCCCGCTCGGCCGCAACGGTGCGCGACGCCGCGCAGCGAAGCGGGCGCGACCCGAGCCAGATGCGGGTGTATGCCTCAGTGCTGGTGGCCCCCGAACTGCCCGAGCAGCAAGAAATTGCCGCTATCGCCGCCCGCGCCGTGACCTATTTCCAGATCGTCGGCTATGGCGAGAGCTTGACCACCGCCAACCAATGGGATCCGTCCCCGTTGACACAGTTGCGCGCGCACCCCTTCTTTGACGGCAGCACCGCCATTGCCGACTACCGGTTCACCCGATACGACCTCACCGACGTCGCCCAGCAGTGCATTCCCAGCGCCTGGATCAAGGCGGCGGCGGCGGTCGGCTCGGCTCGGCACTGCGCCCAACGACTCGCCGAGTACCTCGCCGCCGGAGCCGATGAACTCGTGCTGCACGGCGCGACCCCAGAACTGCTCGGACCGCTGATGGCTCACGCGGCCAACTGCACCGGGTCGACCGGCCCAGCCATTCAGGGCTGCGGCAACGCCAGGATCGGGCCGAGTTGAGCTGCGCCCGAACCAAATAGCTGATTCAGGACATGCGCCCGCTCAAGATACAAATGGATGTCGTGCTCATAGGTGAACCCCATGCCGCCATGCAGGTGGATCGCACTGGCGGAGTTCTCGATTGCCGCGCGGCCCGCGATGAACTTGGCCGCCCGAGTCTGTAGTTCGGCGTCCGGGTGTCCCTCGGACACGGTGACCGCAGCGAACAGGGTCTGCTGCAGCGCGGCGTCCGCCGCCACTGCCATGTCAGCGCACCTGTGCTTGACAGCCTGGTTGACCCCGATCGGCCGGCCGAACTGAATTCGCGTCTTGGCGTGCTCGGCGGTGATCGCCAACGCGCGCTCAGCGATACCAGCTAGCTGCGCCGCCGCCAGCACCCGCGCGATATGCAGCGCAGGATGCGAGGCCGACGCGGCCCAGTACAACACCGGCACCGCGGCCGCATGCGCGCCGGCGATGCGGCTCCCGGGATCGATGCACGACACCCAAGCCACGTCAGCAAGGTCGGCCACCCTGATCAAACCGATCCCGGATTCGCCACCGACCACGGCCCATTCGGCATCGGCCGCATCGACGAGTTGAACAGCACCGGTCAGTCGCGAGGCATCCACACCGGCGCCCACAGCGTTGACCACGCCGGCTCGCGTCGAGCCATCAACGAACCGGGCGCCCAACTGTGCGTCGCCGCCCTGACAGGCGAGCTCGGCAGCGACCACACCTGCCACGAAGGGGCCCGGCAGCAAGGACTTTCCCAACTCACGGAATACAAGCGCATGGTCCTCCAGTCGCAGCCCTTGGCCGCCGACGTGTTCGGGCGCGCTCAATCCGAGGAAACCAAGTTCGGCAGCCGCGTGCCACACCTTCGGTTCGACCGCCGAGGGCGCATCAGCCCGCTCCCGCAGACCGCTGAGCGCACCATACTCAGCGCAGAACTCTGCAGCGGCTGCAGCTAATTCAAGCTGCTCTTGTGACGCCGACATCTCCATCTGTCGATCAGTCCTTCGCGCTCGCCGTCACCTGGGCAGACCCAACACACGTTCCCCAATGATGTTGCGCTGGATCTCCGATGTACCGCCGGATATCGGCACCGAATAGGAGTACAGGTAGTGACCCGACCAGCCCATCGGTCGTGCCCAACGCGAATTATATTGCAGCCCTTGCGGTCCAAGGATATCCATGGCCAGCTTGGCAACCGACACGGCGATCTGGCTGTAGAACAACTTCAGCATCGATCCGCCCGGGCCCGGGGTGTCGGTACGTGCATTGGCGCTCACACTGGCATAGGTCATCGCGCGCATTGCGATGACCTCAGCTCGTGCAGTCGCTAGCCGGCGTGCGATCTCATCATCGGCGATCGCCGGCCGCCGCTGGTCCGGCCCGGTAGTCTCGCGGGCCAGTGCGATGAGATTTTCCACGGTGTTGGACAAGCGGACCTGGCTTGCCGTGAAAGCTGTTCCACGTTCGAAAGCAAGCGTCGACATGGCAACGGCCCAACCGTTGTCGATCTCGCCGACGACGTTGGCGATCGGGATCCGCACATCGTCGTAGAACACCTCGCAGAACTCCGCACCGCGATCGATGGTCTTGATGGGACGGACGTCGATTCCCGGCGAGTGCATGTCGCAGATCACCCACGTGATGCCGTGGTGCTTCTTGCCGCCAGACGTGGTTCGTACGAGCAATTCCTGATAATCGGCGATGTTGGCGAAGCTAGTCCAGATCTTTTGCCCGTTGATGACCAGTTCGTCACCGTCGATCACCGCCCGCGTCCGCAGTGCGGCAAGGTCAGAACCGGCCGACGGCTCAGAGAACCCCTGACACCAGATGGCCTCGCCGCCAAGGATCTTCGGCAGGTGAAAGCTGCGTTGGTCAGGAGTCGCCTTCGTCATCAAAGTCGGACCGGCGTGACTAAGACCGACAAAGCATGCGTCAATAGGCGGAAGTCCGGCCCGCGCGTACTCCTCGTACCAGATGAGCTGCTCAACGAGCGACAGGCCACGCCCACCGTATTCGACCGGCCAGGAGATCCCAGCCCAGCCACCACCCCACTGCGTGCGCTGCCACCCGAGGTCATACTCACGGATCTCCGCGGGCACATCGGGGCGCTGCTCGGTGGGCGCATTCTCGGCCAACCAGCTACGCACCTCGTCGCGGAACTCGATATGCTCCGCTGAGAACGTTAGGTCCATTCACTCACCATCGTCATCGAGCTGCCCATCAGCAGGCGAGCAATCCCAATCATGATACTCATGAACACTACGGGATAACCAGGCAGTCCCCGTCAGTGTAGGATAACGCGGCAATGAGCATCCTTAATAAGGCCGCCCTGGCGCGGCGGGCTTCGACGGGCCGTCGCGCGGCCGACCGCCTCGTCGTTTGTGCCAGCCACAGCCCCGGCAAAGACCGCGACACCCAATGTCTTCACGGCACAAAGTTTCGCGCAGCCCTTGCCGACGCGGCGCAGCGGTGCACGAGCTTCGATCCCGACGTGGTGGTGTTGTTCGGCGGCGACCACCGCCGCGCCTTCAACCACGTCGTGCCCACCTTCGCAGTGGTGCTCTCTGCGACGATCATCGCCGAGGGCCCGTACCCGCCCGGCACGCTCGACGTCGCGAGCGAGGTGGCCCTCGGCACCAGTGAGTACCTGCTCAGGGCGAACTTCGACGTGGCGGTTTGCCGCGACATCGCACTAGACCACGCCTTCGGCCAACCGTTACGAGACCTCCTAGGCGACCTCGCCGCCAAGCCAGTCATCCCGATCGCCATCAACTGCGCCACCGCCCCGCTGCCCACGGCCGCGCGGGTACTGGATTTCGGGGCGGCGGTAGCCGAGTTCCTTGACCAGCAGCAGCTGCGCGCATTGGTGATCGGTACCGGAGGACTATCGCACTCGCCTCCCAGCCTCGACGTCGATGCCTACCAGCTCACCGATGATGAGCGTCGCCGGCTTATCACCGAAGGCATGCCCGCCGCACGCGAAAAGATCCGCCCCGACTGGGACGAGGAGGTCCTCGCCGCATTCGCGCGCTGGGATACATCCGCGCTGACCCACTTAGTGGATGTAGCGCGCATGCGCGGCGGATCGGGCGCCAACGAGGTGCGGACCTGGCTGGCCGCTGCGGCAGCAGGCGGCGGCACGCCGCTGCGCAAACTGGTCTATCAGCCAGTACCGGAATGGATTACCGGCATGGCCGTGGCAATGTCGGCTTAGCCCGCCTCACCGAAAAACCCCCGACGCACGCAACTGGCCGACAACCTCACAAGCTCCTCACCCGAAATGGGATGCAGAATTTCCTTCGCCTTGTTCAAGACGCTGGTCGATGACGCCCGCAAAATGAGCGCCGACACCACCGGATCGAAGGGGTAGTGCTGCGGGGCTCGCGCCAGCATCGCCGCGGCCGCAGAGTCGAACTGAGCGTCGCTGGCGCGTCCTATCGCCGCGATCAGCGCGCTGTCTGTGACACCGCCGTTCCACGCCTCGATAGAACCGAAATGACGTTCATAGAAGTCATAAGAGCGCGTCAGCCAAGCTGACAACCCATCACGGTCGGTAACCGGATCGAGCGCATCGGCCGCGATCGCAAGCGCGGCGAGCTGAGAATGCATGTCGACACTGATGGCAACGAGCATGTCCAACTTGTCGGTGAAGTACTTATAAAACGTTCCCCGCGCGACCTGCGCCATTTCGACGATGTCCTCCACCGATGTGCGGCGATAACCAATCGCGTTGAACCGCGCGGTCCCGGCACGAACAAGACCCTGGACGGTCTGCGCCGAGCGTCTGCTCAGATTCGCGATCCGGTCTTCGACCGACAAGCCGGCCAGGTCGGGCAGCGCAGGATGTGCGAACGCAATCCCCCCGCGCGGTTCGCTGCGCTCAGGACGATCCAGACCGCTAAACACCTCAGGCGGCGTTTCCGGATACAGCATCGACTGCAGGAACACCGAAAGCGTATCGACGACATCTTGCGTACCGCGCCCATACGCGCGGTCGGTGTGCACGAACAAGTTGACGTCGTGAACGAGTCCGGTGATCATCATCGCGGCCGCCTCTGCATCGAGGCCAGCCATCTCCGACGCCTCCAACCTAGCGGCGATGCGGTGGTTATACCCGCGGATCGACCGCGTGATCTGATCGCGCGCGGTCTGATCCATCGAGGCGACAGCAGACCACTGGATAAACATCGTCGAGTACTTCTCGAAGACCCAGCTCCATTCCCCCAACCACCAGTGCAGATTGTCGAAACCAGTCGCATCGGCGCCAAGCGGGCCGATGCGGCGCGACACCCGGTACAACGCCTCACGGCATTCCTCCAACAACTCGAGGAAGATGTCGTCCTTACCTCCGAAATACTGATACAAGGTGGCACGCGACACGCCTGCCGCCCTGGCCAGAGCATCGACAGAGGTGTCGACATAGCCGACGCGTCCGAACAGCTCGAGGGAAACCTCGGCGATGCGTTTGCGCGTCGTAGCGCCACGCCTGCCGATGCGCGGACTGGTCGGGCCGTAACTCGATCGACGAACGACCTCAGCTTCCGACATGGTCACCCAGCTTAGGCGGGGCTGCCCGCCACCGCTGCCGGCCGATGCCTCACGACGCCAGCCGATAGTCCGCAAAACCCGTCACCGCCACGGCGCCGTCGGGCCGAGTCACGCTCATCTCGACGGTCACCCGATCGTGGTCATGATCGACGGCAGTGACGCGGCCGGTGCAGGTAAGCGTGTCGCCCGGCCACACCTGGCCCCTAAATCGCACGCCGTAGCGTTGCAGCTGCCACGGGCCCAGCCAATCGGTCACGAACGTGGCCAGCAGCGCGGCGGTCAACATGCCCTGCCCAAAGGCCGACGGGTAGCCCGCCGATCGCGCGAGATCGTCGTCGTAATGCATCGGGTTGAAGTCGCCGGAAGCACCGGCGTAACGCACGAACATGTCCTTGGACAACGGGCCGAACACCCGCGGCGGAGCCTCGTCACCGACCGCGAGCCGCGCCAAAACCGCAGCATCTGTCGTCATGTTTTGGCCTCGCGTTCGATGTAGGTCGCCTTAGCCTCCGCCGCCAACGTGCCGTCGGGGCGCCGGAACTCCGTAACGACGACGGCGAAACGCATGGCACCGCCACGTTTTCCGGGCTTATCGAACCGATCGGCCACCCGTTCGCGCACCGTCAGCACATCACCAGCTCGCGGCAGCGCGCCGTGAAACGTGTACTCCTGCTCACCGTGCAACAGCCGCTTGCGGTTGAACCCGACGGCCACCCGCGCCCCCGGCGGCGCCCAGCGCGCCGCGCTGATCAAGAACGTCGGCGCTATCACCGCATCGGGTCCGCGATAGGCCGGATGCTCGGATTGCATGGCGGTCGCAAACTCGATCAGCTTGCCCCGCTCCACGACCATCTCCCACGCCTCGCTCACCGTTCCGACAGGCGCCTGTTCTTCGGCGCCATCAGCGTCGTCCATAGTAGTCAATACTGTCAGAAACCGAAGGAGTGTCAAGCAGGTATCAGCAGTACAGCTAGTTGTGGTAACAGTACAAGGATGCCAGAATCGGGTCGACCAAGCGGGTGATGGTCATTGCCGACTCGGCAGCCAACAGCATCCGCAGGAGGGATCGCAGGGTGCACACACAAGCCGCCGTTCTCAGCGAACGCGGGAAGCCATGGACGGTCGAAACGATCGAACTGGATCCGCCGAAGCCGCCCGAGGTACTCGTCGAGATCCACGCCTCGGGAATCTGCCACTCCGATGAGCATCTGGTCACTGGAGACATGCCGCTGCGGCTGCCCTGCATCGGAGGTCACGAGGGCGCAGGTGTCGTGCGCGAGGTCGGCGAACACGTGACATGGCTGCAGCCGGGTGACCATGTCGTCTTCAGCTTCGTCCCGTCATGCGGCCGCTGCCACTCATGTTCGACCGGTCATCAGAGCCTGTGCGACCTGGGAGCCCGGATGTATCTAGGGACCCAGCTGCACGACAACACCGCCCGCCATCACCTCGGCGACGTCAACCTCGCACTGGCATGCAGTGTCGGGTCGTTCGCACACCACACGGTGGTGAACGAGGCCAGCTGCGTCAAGGTCGGGTCCCACGTCCCACTGACCAGGGCATGCCTGCTGGGATGCGGCTTCGTCACGGGGTGGGGCTCGGCGGTATACGCGGCCGACGTCCGCCCAGGCGACACTGTGGCGGTCGCCGGCTTCGGGGGCATCGGCGCAGCCGCCGTTCAGGGCGCCAAGCTCGCTGGTGCCCGCGCGATCGTCGTGATCGACCCCTCGGAAACCAAGTGCCACACCGCCTTGACGATGGGCGCCACCCACACCACCCGCAACTGGGATGACGCTACATCGGTGGTAGCAGAAGCGACCTGGGACCGCGGAGTCGACCGATTCATCTGCGCGATGGGAGTCGGTGACGGCGAGTTAGTGGGCAAGGCGCTAACCATGACCGCCAAACGTGGCCGCGTGGTGATCACCAACATTCACCCGATGCTCGACCGGTCGATCACAGCCAACTTCATGGATCTCACACTGACCGAAAAACAGCTCGTCGGAACGCTGTACGGCTCGGGCAACCCACGCGCCGACATTCCCAAGATTCTCGAGCTCGCCTCGCAAGGCCACGTCGATCTAGATTCCATGGTCACCCGCGAATACCCACTCGACGCGATCAACGAGGCATTCGAGCACCTTCGGTCGGGCGCCAACGTGCGTGGCGTACTGGTGTTTCCAGCGGCCAGGGAGGATCAGCGATGAACGCAATTGTGAATGATTCCGCCAACGGCGTCCTGACGATCACCCTCAACCGGCCCGAGGCGGCCAACGCGCTCCGCCCACAAGACCGCGATCAACTGATCGCTCTGCTGCACAACGCCGATGCCGACGAGCTCATCCGGGTCGTCGTGCTGCGCGCCGCCGGCAAACACTTCTGCTCCGGCGCCGACGTCGCCGCGCTCGCCAAACGACGCGACGCCTCGCCCAAACGCGTGCTCGATCCGATGCGCAGGATCATGACGGGAGCCCAGCGCCTGGTCGGCAGCGTGCTGGACTGCCAGAAGCCAGTCATCGCGGCGGTGCAGGGCGCGGCGAGCGGCCTCGGTGCCCACCTCGCGTACGCCTCAGATCTCGTAATCGCCACAGAGCACGCATACTTCGCCGAGTCGTTCGTCAAACGCGGTCTCGTCGTTGACGGCGGCGGGTGCTACTTGCTTCCCCGCCGCATCGGGATGCAGAAGGCCAAAGAACTGGCCTTCTTCGGCGAGCGCCTGTCGGCCCCAGACGCCCTGGCCCTCGGACTGGTCAACCGCGTGGTACCCGAGTCCGAATTCGACTCGACGGTGAGCGACTTTGCCTCGCGCTGCGCCACGGGGCCCACCAGCGCGATCGCGTTGACCAAGCGCCTACTGAACGACTCCCCCGACTGCGACCGCGCCGGCGCGTTCGCCGCGGAAGCGATGGCGCAAGAAATCCAGTCGCACGCACACGATTCCACCGAAGGCGTGCGCGCCTTCGTCGAGCGGCGCCCGACGCAGTTCACCGGGTGGTGACCCGATGGCGCGCAACGACATTCCGGTGATCGACAGCACCAGCCGACCCTATTGGGACGGCGCGCGACGCGGTGAACTCCTCATCGCCGGCTGCCGGGCCTGCTCGTCGGTGCATCACTACCCGCGGCCTCTGTGCCCGCGCTGTTGGAGTGCCGACCTGACCCCTACACCCGCAAGCGGTAAGGGCACGATCTACACCTATTCGACGATCCACCTCAACGACATGGCGCCGTTTCGCGACTGGGTGCCCTACGTCGCAGCCATCGTCGAACTCGCCGAGGGCCCCCGCCTGATGACCCTGATCGAAGGCGTCGACCCCGGCGCCGTGTCCATCGGCATGGCGGTGACCGCCGGCTTTCGGCCTGTCGACGCCGCCGACGACCAATCGCCATACCTGACGATCTTCACCCCCGACACCACTGATGAGGAGCACAAATGAGCCGCCTGCTCGATGGACTGGTCGCGCTGGTCACCGGGGCCGGCCACGGCATAGGCCGCGGCCATGCGCTCGAGCTTGCCAAGCATGGGGCCACGGTGATCGTCAACGACCTGGGAACCACCCTGGACGGGACAGGCTCCGGCAAGATCGCCGACGAGGTCGTCGCCATCATCACAAACCGCGGCGGAACGGCGTTCCCCGATTTCACCGACGTCGGTGACGAGAACGCGGTCGAACAGTCGGTGAGCCGAATATATGAGCGCCACGGCCGACTCGACGTCGTGGTGAATAACGCCGGAATCGTTCGGGACAAAGCGATTTGGAATATGTCGTCAGAGGACTTCGACCTGGTAATGCGCGTACACGTGCGGGGCAGCTGGCTGTTGAGCCGGGCGGTGGCACGCCGCTGGCGAACCGAAGCCAAAAACAACGCCGGCCCGGTGTACGGCCGCATCATCAACACCACTTCGGGCGCTGGCCTGCACGGCAACTTCGGACAGACCAATTACAGCGCCGCGAAGTCGGCCATCGTCGGGCTGACCCAGACACTAAGCCTGGAACTGGCCTCGATCGGCGCCACCGCCAACGTGATCAGCCCGGGTGGACGCACGCGGATGTCGGCATCCATGCCCGGTGCGGCACCGGCCATCGAGCCCGACGAACACGGTGAGGACCAATTCGACCCCAAGGATCCCTCCCTGGGCTCACCCGTGGTGGCCTGGCTGGCCAGCCCACAAGCAGGGCACGTCAGCGGGCAGGTGGTCCGCGCTATGGGCGAGAATCTTCAGCTGTTAAAGGGGTGGCATCCGGTCGCCGCGGCCTCCAACGGCGGAACGCGTTGGGACGCCAACAAACTGGGTTCCATCTTCGCTACCGAAATCTTCGGCACGCGCAATGCCGGCCTGCGTCTGGGCGGCTGACCCACACCCGACCGCACAAATCACGCCCACCGCCGCTACGTCACCACTGCGCTGAGCGTGCTGTGATCACGACCAAAGGCAACTCCCGG contains:
- a CDS encoding 3-carboxyethylcatechol 2,3-dioxygenase, with the translated sequence MSILNKAALARRASTGRRAADRLVVCASHSPGKDRDTQCLHGTKFRAALADAAQRCTSFDPDVVVLFGGDHRRAFNHVVPTFAVVLSATIIAEGPYPPGTLDVASEVALGTSEYLLRANFDVAVCRDIALDHAFGQPLRDLLGDLAAKPVIPIAINCATAPLPTAARVLDFGAAVAEFLDQQQLRALVIGTGGLSHSPPSLDVDAYQLTDDERRRLITEGMPAAREKIRPDWDEEVLAAFARWDTSALTHLVDVARMRGGSGANEVRTWLAAAAAGGGTPLRKLVYQPVPEWITGMAVAMSA
- a CDS encoding FAS1-like dehydratase domain-containing protein, which encodes MDDADGAEEQAPVGTVSEAWEMVVERGKLIEFATAMQSEHPAYRGPDAVIAPTFLISAARWAPPGARVAVGFNRKRLLHGEQEYTFHGALPRAGDVLTVRERVADRFDKPGKRGGAMRFAVVVTEFRRPDGTLAAEAKATYIEREAKT
- a CDS encoding enoyl-CoA hydratase/isomerase family protein; amino-acid sequence: MNAIVNDSANGVLTITLNRPEAANALRPQDRDQLIALLHNADADELIRVVVLRAAGKHFCSGADVAALAKRRDASPKRVLDPMRRIMTGAQRLVGSVLDCQKPVIAAVQGAASGLGAHLAYASDLVIATEHAYFAESFVKRGLVVDGGGCYLLPRRIGMQKAKELAFFGERLSAPDALALGLVNRVVPESEFDSTVSDFASRCATGPTSAIALTKRLLNDSPDCDRAGAFAAEAMAQEIQSHAHDSTEGVRAFVERRPTQFTGW
- a CDS encoding acyl-CoA dehydrogenase family protein — translated: MEMSASQEQLELAAAAAEFCAEYGALSGLRERADAPSAVEPKVWHAAAELGFLGLSAPEHVGGQGLRLEDHALVFRELGKSLLPGPFVAGVVAAELACQGGDAQLGARFVDGSTRAGVVNAVGAGVDASRLTGAVQLVDAADAEWAVVGGESGIGLIRVADLADVAWVSCIDPGSRIAGAHAAAVPVLYWAASASHPALHIARVLAAAQLAGIAERALAITAEHAKTRIQFGRPIGVNQAVKHRCADMAVAADAALQQTLFAAVTVSEGHPDAELQTRAAKFIAGRAAIENSASAIHLHGGMGFTYEHDIHLYLERAHVLNQLFGSGAAQLGPILALPQP
- a CDS encoding SDR family NAD(P)-dependent oxidoreductase, translating into MSRLLDGLVALVTGAGHGIGRGHALELAKHGATVIVNDLGTTLDGTGSGKIADEVVAIITNRGGTAFPDFTDVGDENAVEQSVSRIYERHGRLDVVVNNAGIVRDKAIWNMSSEDFDLVMRVHVRGSWLLSRAVARRWRTEAKNNAGPVYGRIINTTSGAGLHGNFGQTNYSAAKSAIVGLTQTLSLELASIGATANVISPGGRTRMSASMPGAAPAIEPDEHGEDQFDPKDPSLGSPVVAWLASPQAGHVSGQVVRAMGENLQLLKGWHPVAAASNGGTRWDANKLGSIFATEIFGTRNAGLRLGG
- a CDS encoding TIGR03857 family LLM class F420-dependent oxidoreductase, producing METFEPHGSTQDRFGAYLLPGRVHDPRVAIGQARAAEHTGLSTAWIGERLGNKDIGPLAAAVAQATTTIKVASGVTNIGLRHPIQLASTAMTLQGLASGRFILGLGRLNPAAAKAYGLPLVTNAVVADTAELLRRLCGGEKVSYSGPAGTFPKLRLTDLPDTAPPPLVFAAIGPKSLELAGTHFDGVLLHPMLTVDAVARSAATVRDAAQRSGRDPSQMRVYASVLVAPELPEQQEIAAIAARAVTYFQIVGYGESLTTANQWDPSPLTQLRAHPFFDGSTAIADYRFTRYDLTDVAQQCIPSAWIKAAAAVGSARHCAQRLAEYLAAGADELVLHGATPELLGPLMAHAANCTGSTGPAIQGCGNARIGPS
- a CDS encoding TetR/AcrR family transcriptional regulator, translated to MSEAEVVRRSSYGPTSPRIGRRGATTRKRIAEVSLELFGRVGYVDTSVDALARAAGVSRATLYQYFGGKDDIFLELLEECREALYRVSRRIGPLGADATGFDNLHWWLGEWSWVFEKYSTMFIQWSAVASMDQTARDQITRSIRGYNHRIAARLEASEMAGLDAEAAAMMITGLVHDVNLFVHTDRAYGRGTQDVVDTLSVFLQSMLYPETPPEVFSGLDRPERSEPRGGIAFAHPALPDLAGLSVEDRIANLSRRSAQTVQGLVRAGTARFNAIGYRRTSVEDIVEMAQVARGTFYKYFTDKLDMLVAISVDMHSQLAALAIAADALDPVTDRDGLSAWLTRSYDFYERHFGSIEAWNGGVTDSALIAAIGRASDAQFDSAAAAMLARAPQHYPFDPVVSALILRASSTSVLNKAKEILHPISGEELVRLSASCVRRGFFGEAG
- a CDS encoding acyl-CoA dehydrogenase family protein; the protein is MDLTFSAEHIEFRDEVRSWLAENAPTEQRPDVPAEIREYDLGWQRTQWGGGWAGISWPVEYGGRGLSLVEQLIWYEEYARAGLPPIDACFVGLSHAGPTLMTKATPDQRSFHLPKILGGEAIWCQGFSEPSAGSDLAALRTRAVIDGDELVINGQKIWTSFANIADYQELLVRTTSGGKKHHGITWVICDMHSPGIDVRPIKTIDRGAEFCEVFYDDVRIPIANVVGEIDNGWAVAMSTLAFERGTAFTASQVRLSNTVENLIALARETTGPDQRRPAIADDEIARRLATARAEVIAMRAMTYASVSANARTDTPGPGGSMLKLFYSQIAVSVAKLAMDILGPQGLQYNSRWARPMGWSGHYLYSYSVPISGGTSEIQRNIIGERVLGLPR
- a CDS encoding MaoC/PaaZ C-terminal domain-containing protein → MTTDAAVLARLAVGDEAPPRVFGPLSKDMFVRYAGASGDFNPMHYDDDLARSAGYPSAFGQGMLTAALLATFVTDWLGPWQLQRYGVRFRGQVWPGDTLTCTGRVTAVDHDHDRVTVEMSVTRPDGAVAVTGFADYRLAS
- a CDS encoding Zn-dependent alcohol dehydrogenase, with product MHTQAAVLSERGKPWTVETIELDPPKPPEVLVEIHASGICHSDEHLVTGDMPLRLPCIGGHEGAGVVREVGEHVTWLQPGDHVVFSFVPSCGRCHSCSTGHQSLCDLGARMYLGTQLHDNTARHHLGDVNLALACSVGSFAHHTVVNEASCVKVGSHVPLTRACLLGCGFVTGWGSAVYAADVRPGDTVAVAGFGGIGAAAVQGAKLAGARAIVVIDPSETKCHTALTMGATHTTRNWDDATSVVAEATWDRGVDRFICAMGVGDGELVGKALTMTAKRGRVVITNIHPMLDRSITANFMDLTLTEKQLVGTLYGSGNPRADIPKILELASQGHVDLDSMVTREYPLDAINEAFEHLRSGANVRGVLVFPAAREDQR
- a CDS encoding Zn-ribbon domain-containing OB-fold protein, with translation MARNDIPVIDSTSRPYWDGARRGELLIAGCRACSSVHHYPRPLCPRCWSADLTPTPASGKGTIYTYSTIHLNDMAPFRDWVPYVAAIVELAEGPRLMTLIEGVDPGAVSIGMAVTAGFRPVDAADDQSPYLTIFTPDTTDEEHK